One genomic segment of Impatiens glandulifera chromosome 6, dImpGla2.1, whole genome shotgun sequence includes these proteins:
- the LOC124941499 gene encoding protein trichome birefringence-like 14, whose protein sequence is MKGGFYGLKRRQISLFLLALACTTLVIWACNKTSFLSTIIPSQSGLFQLSPESHNTSVVDKETEIGLLKSPYDASYKNGELFESEKKTSQLKDKKPFDAPDAINPAISPSIEEKGSLHKDNAGSINIFKDRENMNSTSAGNKACNYAIGKWVFDDNHPLYSGSGCKQWLSGMWACHLNQRTDFAYEKLKWQPKNCQMEEFTAPKFLERMRHKTLAFIGDSLGRQQFQSMMCMASAGQEMPDVVNVGWEYGLVKARGAKRPDGWAYRFPTTNTTILYYWSASLCDLEPLDPTNPQTEYAMHLDRPPSFLSRYIERFHVVVLNTGHHWNRGKLTANRWIMHIGGSPSFVNKIDDMDGAKNFTIYSIVNWVNTQLPKYPGMKAFYRSISPRHFLNGDWNTGGTCDNITPLSNGKEVFKEVSDDPFPAGAVKGKNVKFLDVTAISKLRDEGHVSRYSIRPTPGMQDCLHWCLPGVPDTWNEILFAQI, encoded by the exons ATGAAAGGAGGCTTCTATGGTCTTAAAAGAAGACAGATTTCCCTTTTTCTCTTAGCACTTGCATGTACAACCCTTGTAATTTGGGCATGCAACAAAACATCCTTCCTTAGCACCATTATTCCCTCTCAGAGTGGCCTGTTTCAGCTTTCTCCAG AATCACATAATACCTCTGTTGTGGACAAAGAAACGGAAATTGGTCTATTGAAAAGCCCTTATGATGCATCATATAAGAATGGGGAGTTATTTGAGTCAGAGAAGAAAACTTCACAATTGAAAGATAAAAAGCCTTTTGATGCTCCAGATGCAATAAACCCTGCAATAAGTCCATCCATTGAAGAGAAAG GGTCATTACACAAAGATAATGCAGGATCCATTAACATATTTAAAGACAGAGAAAATATGAACTCGACGTCTGCAGGAAACAAAG CATGTAACTATGCAATAGGAAAGTGGGTCTTTGACGACAATCACCCTCTTTATTCTGGTTCTGGTTGCAAGCAGTGGTTGTCTGGAATGTGGGCTTGTCATTTGAATCAAAGGACTGATTTTGCTTATGAGAAGTTAAAGTGGCAGCCTAAAAATTGCCAAATGGAAGAATTTACTGCACCCAAATTTTTGGAAAG GATGCGGCACAAAACTTTGGCCTTCATTGGTGATTCTTTAGGCCGACAGCAATTCCAGTCTATGATGTGTATGGCATCAGCCGGTCAGGAGATGCCTGATGTTGTTAATGTCGGTTGGGAGTACGGTCTAGTCAAGGCCCGAGGTGCTAAAAGGCCTGATGGATGGGCATATAGATTCCCTACCACAAACACCACCATTCTCTATTACTGGTCAGCTAGTCTATGCGACTTAGAACCACTCGATCCAACAAATCCTCAAACCGAATACGCAATGCACCTCGATAGACCTCCATCATTCTTGAGCCGTTACATAGAAAGATTTCATGTTGTGGTTCTCAACACTGGTCACCACTGGAACAGAGGAAAACTTACTGCTAACCGTTGGATCATGCACATCGGCGGTTCACCTAGCTTCGTCAATAAGATTGATGACATGGACGGTGCAAAAAACTTTACTATTTACAGTATTGTGAATTGGGTAAATACACAACTTCCAAAATACCCGGGTATGAAAGCATTTTATAGGTCTATATCTCCAAGACACTTCTTGAATGGAGATTGGAACACTGGAGGAACATGTGACAATATTACCCCTCTTTCTAATGGGAAAGAGGTGTTTAAGGAGGTATCTGATGACCCTTTTCCTGCTGGGGCAGTTAAGGGCAAAAATGTCAAATTCTTGGATGTAACCGCCATTTCGAAGCTTAGGGATGAAGGTCATGTATCGCGGTATAGTATCAGACCTACACCGGGAATGCAGGATTGTCTACACTGGTGCTTACCTGGTGTTCCCGATACTTGGAACGAAATCCTTTTCGCCCAAATATAG
- the LOC124943158 gene encoding berberine bridge enzyme-like 18, which translates to MKPLATSFIIRVLALLSLSSTTIYANTFQNFVECISHNSSKSSSFSNIIYESNNPSYLSILNFSISNLRFTLSSTPKPLIILTPLNESQIPSIISCSKNHGMQIRIRSGGHDYEGSSYVSQVPFIVLDLVNLRSIEVDLESNTAWVQSGATIGELYYSIANKSRTLAFPAGVCPTIGVGGHFSGGGYGMMLRKYGLSADNVIDARIIDANGNILDRKSMGNDLFWAIRGGGVGNFGVILAWKVNLVMVPSKVTVFTVPKTLEQNATNLVYRWQSIASVFPKELYVRISITTKKSSKKGKSTILEASFIALYLGGVDDLNHVMHKSFPELGLTKDNCIEMSWIESILYFYGFSGKPLEILLNRSKSNLHYFKAKSDYLQKPIPISGLERMWDMFFEEGADDSELIFSPYGGKMDEILYSSIPFPHREGNLYQIQYLTRWNDASTIVANKHMNWIQRLYKYMERYVSNNPRSTYVLYRDLDIGTNMKQNTSYKEASVWGLKYFKNNFKRLVDVKTKVDPTNFFWNEQSIPIKRDLILFL; encoded by the coding sequence atgaagccTTTAGCCACTTCATTTATTATACGTGTTCTTGCCTTACTTTCATTATCTTCCACTACTATTTATGCAAATACCTTTCAAAATTTCGTTGAATGTATTTCACATAATTCATCAAAATCTTCCTCATTTTCCAATATTATCTACGAGTCGAATAACCCTTCGTACTTATCTATATTGAACTTCTCCATCAGCAACTTGCGATTCACCTTGTCCTCTACTCCGAAGCCCCTCATCATTCTAACACCCTTGAACGAATCTCAAATTCCTTCGATCATTTCTTGTTCTAAAAATCATGGGATGCAAATACGAATTAGGAGTGGAGGGCATGATTACGAGGGTAGCTCTTATGTTTCTCAAGTCCCTTTCATAGTTCTCGACCTTGTTAACCTTCGATCCATTGAAGTTGACCTTGAGAGTAACACTGCTTGGGTCCAATCGGGTGCAACCATTGGAGAACTTTATTATAGTATAGCCAATAAAAGTAGAACCCTCGCATTTCCAGCTGGAGTTTGTCCCACTATTGGTGTTGGTGGACATTTTAGTGGGGGAGGATATGGAATGATGCTACGTAAATATGGACTTTCTGCTGATAACGTAATTGACGCACGAATTATTGATGCAAATGGAAATATCTTGGATAGAAAATCAATGGGCAATGATCTATTTTGGGCTATAAGAGGTGGTGGAGTAGGAAATTTTGGTGTCATTCTTGCATGGAAAGTAAACCTAGTTATGGTCCCATCTAAAGTCACAGTTTTCACCGTTCCGAAAACCTTAGAACAAAACGCTACAAATCTTGTTTATCGGTGGCAATCTATTGCAAGCGTGTTTCCAAAAGAACTATACGTTAGAATCTCAATCACGACGAAAAAGTCTAGTAAGAAAGGAAAGTCGACAATATTAGAAGCCTCGTTCATTGCCTTGTACCTCGGAGGAGTTGATGACCTCAATCATGTAATGCATAAAAGCTTCCCCGAGCTTGGATTGACTAAAGATAATTGTATCGAGATGAGTTGGATCGAATCCATCCTTTATTTCTATGGTTTTAGTGGGAAACCACTCGAGATTTTACTTAATAGAAGTAAATCAAATTTACATTATTTCAAAGCAAAATCAGATTACTTGCAAAAGCCAATCCCCATATCTGGATTAGAAAGAATGTGGGATATGTTCTTCGAGGAAGGTGCTGACGACTCTGAACTTATCTTTAGCCCATACGGTGGAAAAATGGACGAAATCTTGTATTCGTCGATTCCCTTCCCACATAGGGAAGGGAACTTGTACCAAATTCAATACTTGACGAGATGGAATGACGCGAGCACAATCGTGGCCAATAAACATATGAATTGGATACAGAGGCTTTACAAATATATGGAACGTTatgtttcaaataatccaagaaGTACATATGTTTTATATCGAGATCTCGACATTGGAACAAACATGAAACAAAACACAAGCTATAAAGAAGCCAGCGTTTGGGGGTTGAAgtatttcaaaaataactttaagaGGCTAGTAGATGTGAAGACTAAGGTTGACCCAACAAACTTCTTTTGGAATGAGCAAAGTATTCCGATAAAAAGAGACTTGATATTGTTCTTGTAA
- the LOC124943160 gene encoding berberine bridge enzyme-like 18, whose product MKTLRISFSVFLIVLFSLSSTISAGSIQDFIECLSHFSPNSSSIPNITYTSHDSSYLSVLNFSIHNLRFTMPSTPKPLVIVTPLYESQIPAIISCSKKHGMQIRVRSGGHDYEGVSYVSRVPFIILDLINLRSIDVDLESKTAWVQAGATIGELYYSIANKSKTLAFPAGVCPTVGVGGHFSGGGYGTLLRKYGLAADNIVDARMLDVNGKVLNRSSMGEDLFWAIRGGGAASFGVVLAWKVNLVSVPSTVTVFTVRKTLEQNGSNLVHKWQTVANKFPNELYVRIAITRVKSSIDGKPTILASFISLYLGGVDDLIRVMQESFPELGLTKDDTKEMSWIESILYFFELTGKPLDILQSRIESNITYFKIKSDYVEEPIPVSGLDGIWNMFFEDGAEMCRLVLSPYGGRMDEISTSSIPFPHREGNLYKIQYLSIWDEASTTVTSSRIDWIRRLYSYMEPYVSKNPRSAYLNYRDFDIGTNTQQNTSYEQASVWGMKYFKNNFKKLAMVKTNVDPSNFFWNEQSIPTQDRMIIDM is encoded by the coding sequence atgaagaccTTAAGGATTTCATTTTCTGTATTTCTTATTGTCTTATTTTCATTATCATCAACTATTTCAGCAGGTTCTATTCAAGATTTTATTGAATGTCTCTCACATTTTTCACCAAATTCTTCTTCAATTCCAAACATTACTTACACATCCCATGACTCTTCATATTTATCCGTCTTGAATTTCTCCATACACAATCTACGATTCACCATGCCCTCTACTCCGAAGCCACTCGTGATCGTCACACCCTTATACGAATCCCAAATTCCGGCAATCATTTCTTGTTCCAAGAAACATGGGATGCAAATTAGAGTTAGGAGCGGTGGGCATGACTACGAAGGTGTCTCATATGTTTCTCGAGTCCCTTTTATAATTCTCGACCTCATTAACCTTCGATCTATTGATGTTGACCTTGAAAGCAAGACTGCTTGGGTCCAAGCTGGTGCAACTATTGGTGAACTTTATTATAGTATAGCCAATAAAAGTAAAACCCTAGCATTTCCGGCTGGAGTTTGCCCTACCGTTGGTGTTGGTGGACATTTTAGCGGGGGAGGGTATGGTACGTTGCTACGAAAATATGGTCTTGCTGCCGATAACATTGTTGACGCTCGCATGTTAGATGTAAATGGAAAAGTGTTGAATAGAAGCTCCATGGGTGAGGATTTATTTTGGGCCATAAGAGGTGGTGGAGCCGCAAGTTTTGGTGTCGTTCTTGCATGGAAGGTAAACCTAGTTAGTGTACCATCTACCGTCACAGTTTTTACCGTTCGAAAAACCTTAGAACAAAATGGTTCGAATCTTGTTCATAAATGGCAAACTGTTGCAAATAAGTTTCCTAATGAACTATACGTTAGAATCGCCATCACTAGGGTAAAGTCTAGTATTGATGGTAAGCCAACAATTCTAGCCTCGTTCATTTCCTTGTATCTCGGCGGAGTTGATGACCTCATTCGCGTTATGCAAGAAAGCTTTCCCGAGCTTGGTTTGACGAAAGATGACACAAAGGAGATGAGTTGGATCGAATCAATCCTTTATTTCTTTGAATTGACTGGTAAACCTCTCGACATTTTGCAAAGTAGAATTGAATCAAATATAACATACTTTAAAATAAAGTCCGATTACGTGGAAGAACCAATTCCCGTATCTGGATTAGATGGAATATGGAACATGTTCTTCGAGGATGGTGCTGAGATGTGTCGACTCGTTTTGAGCCCATATGGTGGAAGAATGGACGAAATCTCTACTTCATCAATTCCATTCCCTCATAGGGAAGGGAACTTGTATAAAATCCAATACTTGTCGATTTGGGACGAGGCGAGTACAACCGTGACTAGCAGCCGTATAGATTGGATCCGTAGGCTTTACAGCTATATGGAGCCTTATGTTTCAAAGAACCCGAGATCTGCATATCTCAACTATAGAGATTTCGACATAGGGACAAACACGCAACAAAACACGAGCTATGAACAAGCAAGTGTTTGGGGAATGAAGTATTTCAAAAACAACTTTAAGAAGTTGGCCATGGTGAAAACTAATGTTGACCCATCAAATTTCTTTTGGAATGAGCAAAGCATACCAACTCAAGATAGAATGattatagatatgtaa